The region ATCTCCAGATCAAAGGTGGTCGGAAGGTCACTTCGTCGCCTTCTTCTTCGCCGGTGGTTTGACCTCCACGCCGGCGGCTTCCATGACGATTTTTTGGAAGGCATCGCGGGGTTTGCCGCTGTCGGGAACGAGGACATTTTGCACCAGGAAGACGGTGACGATGCCGTGTTCCGCATCCACCCAGCCATTGGTGGCAAAGGCACCGCCGTGGCCGAAGCTGCCGACTGGCATGGCTCCGCACACACGCTGGTCGGGGCGGTTCACCTGCCAGCCAAAGGCATAGGGCAGGGGACGGTCACCTGCGGTGGTGGGGGTGGTCATCTCCTGGATGGATTTGGCCGTGAGCAGGCGCACGCCGTCCAGTTCGCCACCGGCGGCGATCAGGGCATAAAAGCGGCCCATGTCAGCCGCAGTGGAAAATAGACCACCACCGGGCTCTGGCGTGCGGCGGACTTCGGCATCGCTGGTGACAAAGGGATTGAAGGCACGCTGCAACTCATGCGTGTCTTCATTCATCGTATAGGTGCCGGGAATGCGGGCACGCAGGGCATCATCTGGATAAAAGCCAGTGTCCTTCATGCCCAGCGGCTCAAAGATGCGTGTGCGCAGAAAGTCAGCGTAACTCAGGCCGGAGGCGATCTCGACAATGCGGCCGCTGACGGTGGGGCCAAACCCGTACTCGTAGTCACTGCCGGGCTGAAAGGCCAGGGGGGCTTTGAGCAGCTCGTTCACATAAGCCTTCAGTGACGAGGCCCCGTCCGTCGCCTTGCGCGGAGGAAAGGCGATACCCGCCGTATGGCTCAGCAGGTGCCGCAGGGTGATGGCTTTCTCCGGGGCTGTTCCATCGGCCAGCTTCGCTTCACCCAGGGCGGGAAGCCATTTGGCGGCAGGCTCATCCAGCGACAGCTTGCCCTCTTCCACCAGGATCATGACCGCCGTCGCATTGATGGACTTGGTCATGGAGGCGATCCAAAACAGCGCATCTTTGCCCATGGCCTTGCCTTGGGAAATGTTGGCCAGTCCAACAGCTTCGTGATGCACCACTTTGCCCTTTTCCATCACCAG is a window of Prosthecobacter dejongeii DNA encoding:
- a CDS encoding serine hydrolase domain-containing protein, whose amino-acid sequence is MLRAFLLLALFPSLLPALDTTKLEAIKPAMEAAVKAKQAAGIVTLVMEKGKVVHHEAVGLANISQGKAMGKDALFWIASMTKSINATAVMILVEEGKLSLDEPAAKWLPALGEAKLADGTAPEKAITLRHLLSHTAGIAFPPRKATDGASSLKAYVNELLKAPLAFQPGSDYEYGFGPTVSGRIVEIASGLSYADFLRTRIFEPLGMKDTGFYPDDALRARIPGTYTMNEDTHELQRAFNPFVTSDAEVRRTPEPGGGLFSTAADMGRFYALIAAGGELDGVRLLTAKSIQEMTTPTTAGDRPLPYAFGWQVNRPDQRVCGAMPVGSFGHGGAFATNGWVDAEHGIVTVFLVQNVLVPDSGKPRDAFQKIVMEAAGVEVKPPAKKKATK